CCGAAAAACAGGCATCCTTTACACTCTTTAGTTGTTTTTTTTCGCAGTTCAAAGGATTTGTTCCAAACATTTTCCAGTCCTTCACTGATGTAACCTAATCGTTTTTTCTTTACACGGCAATTTTCAATCCATCCATCTGAAGTGATATTCAGGATGATGTTATTAGCATGGCAATTGAAATCCATGTTCATATCCCTTACCATTCCAAGGTATGTCAGCGAGTTGATAATGGGATACCCCTCTTTTTTCAACTGGATTATCCTTGTTATAGTATTTTGGTATTTTTCCATATCCCTGATCCCTATACTGTCCCAGACCTTCTGGTCGATATCTTCAGATTCATACAGGGGTTCAAATGAAATCCAAACCCCCAATTCCTTAGCCAAACGGATCAGTAGTTCAATATCATCCAGATTCTGGCCCGATATAACGCAGTTCATCAGAATTGGGTTCCTGCGCCCATCTTTCGCTGCATTGATCCCGTCCAGGACTATTTGGAAATCCATACCCCTGATGTCCTTGTATGTATCTATCCCATCTACTGATACTGAGAGGTAATCCACATCGTCCAGTTCATGCGCACGCTGTTTCAGTAACTTCCCGTTGGTGATCATGGAAGTGATCATCCCAATGCTGCGGGCATGAGCCATAATAAGGGGCAGGTCCTCTCTTAGAAGCGGTTCAACGGTCCATGCATTGTAATATTTGATGCCAAAAGTCCTGGCTTCATCTAGCATGGACAGGATATCTTCTGTACTCATTTCATCTTTTTCTTCCCGCCAGTAATCGCAGAAACTGCAGTGCATGTTGCACCTGGCATTGATGCCGTGGGACAGCACAAATGGTCTTTTTCTGATGCGTAACTGCCAGAGGGCTTGAGATGCAAGGATGGGTGAAAATGTTCTCATAGTCGTCTCACATGAATCACATATCATATTAATTTTACATGGGAATATATTATTGTTCTGATATATTAAATAGTAAAATTTATATTAGTACAATTGTGGTGGTTTTATTATGTTAGACCTTGAGGATTTTTAAATCTAGATTTTCGTCTTATTTTTTAGATTAAAATCCAGCCTGATAGC
The sequence above is a segment of the Methanosarcinales archaeon genome. Coding sequences within it:
- a CDS encoding radical SAM protein yields the protein MRTFSPILASQALWQLRIRKRPFVLSHGINARCNMHCSFCDYWREEKDEMSTEDILSMLDEARTFGIKYYNAWTVEPLLREDLPLIMAHARSIGMITSMITNGKLLKQRAHELDDVDYLSVSVDGIDTYKDIRGMDFQIVLDGINAAKDGRRNPILMNCVISGQNLDDIELLIRLAKELGVWISFEPLYESEDIDQKVWDSIGIRDMEKYQNTITRIIQLKKEGYPIINSLTYLGMVRDMNMDFNCHANNIILNITSDGWIENCRVKKKRLGYISEGLENVWNKSFELRKKTTKECKGCLFFGYVEGSLMYDFKPEVVAHYEWI